One region of Citrus sinensis cultivar Valencia sweet orange chromosome 6, DVS_A1.0, whole genome shotgun sequence genomic DNA includes:
- the LOC107177594 gene encoding protein DA1-like, whose translation MFENGNIKGSHGYTSISTGTTDDANYQYNNMVDNRFIKENNGQITDYKDNFLRDYIFENCNNSNYKGQNHTSPPHPCYNYKMNQTTSSSNNNNHASNGGFTRNYCCNCHRYQVITEEEFINLGDGRRLCRNCYSISMKDAEDCKLLFHLVRKFFGLFDLKLDERPILLTDEYEIMRLRGLKERANGVFASKESWVGITTTRIESWSLEGGEIKKITVPQKKTNKEAWVLLTFGYPKVKTGATLAHEMMHSWFYSNGLRGTRKLKKNVEEGICQVMSVRWTDWYIANEYDSDDQFVQKLIPFYEACRAQTDGYKEAWDVVQKHGLMPTLKQLVKTRKYPKR comes from the exons ATGTTTGAAAACGGAAATATTAAAGGATCACACGGTTACACGTCCATCAGTACTGGTACTACTGACGATGCCAACTATCAATATAACAATATGGTG GATAATAGATTCATAAAAGAGAATAATGGACAAATTACTGATTATAAAGATAACTTTTTGAGGGATTACATATTTGAAAACTGTAACAACAGCAACTACAAGGGACAAAATCACACCTCTCCCCCTCACCCCTGCTACAATTATAAGATG aacCAGACAACATCGTCTtctaataacaataatcatGCAAGCAATGGAGGTTTTACTCGTAACTATTGTTGCAACTGTCATCGTTATCaa GTTATTACAGAGGaagaatttattaatcttGGTGATGGCCGACGTCTTTGTCGAAATTGTTACTCAATATCAATGAAGGATGCTGAGGACTGCAAATTACTTTTTCATTTAGTTCGTAAATTCTTCGGATTATTTGATCTTAAACTCGATGAGCGCCCTATTTTGTTGACGGACGAATATGAGATCATGAGGCTGCGAGGATTAAAA GAAAGGGCCAACGGTGTATTTGCAAGTAAAGAAAGTTGGGTCGGCATAACAACAACGAGG attgAAAGCTGGTCTTTGGAAGGAGgggagattaaaaaaattacagtgCCGCAAAAGAAGACCAATAAAGAGGCTTGGGTTTTACTAACGTTCGGTTATCccaa GGTTAAGACTGGAGCAACCTTGGCGCACGAAATGATGCATTCGTGGTTCTATAGTAACGGTCTTAGAG GTactagaaaattgaaaaaaaatgtggaaGAGGGAATTTGCCAGGTGATGTCCGTTAGATGGACTGATTGGTACATAGCTAATGAATATGATAGTGATGATCAATttgttcaaaaattaataCCATTTTATGAAGCTTGTCGGGCACAGACGGATGGGTACAAAGAAGCTTGGGATGTAGTTCAGAAACATGGCTTAATGCCTACGTTGAAACAACTTGTCAAAACTAGAAAATACCCCAAGCGTTAG
- the LOC102614647 gene encoding uncharacterized protein LOC102614647, protein MASRRNVQYSRLSTDDDDEYDGSRSRRYDPRFDYSPKAFDKIPWKSIALALFLLCLGLLLLFLSLFIFTGHMGGETAQAFGLLVLGILAFLPGFYETRIAYYSWRGAEGYRFASIPDY, encoded by the exons ATGGCGTCTCGGCGCAATGTTCAATACAGCAGACTTTCAActgatgacgatgatgaatATGATGGTAGTAGGAGTCGACGTTACGATCCTAGATTTGATTATTCCCCAAAAGCCTTTGATAAGATCCCATGGAAGTCCATTGCTCTTGCCCTTTTCTtgctttgtcttggattgttgcttctctttctttccttgTTCATCTTCACTGGTCACATGGGTGGAGAGACGGCCCAAGCTTTTGGTCTGCTCGTCCTTGGAATCCTTGCGTTCCTCCCAG GCTTCTATGAGACCAGGATAGCATATTACTCCTGGAGGGGTGCTGAAGGATACCGCTTTGCTTCCATTCCTGATTACTGA